The following coding sequences lie in one Streptomyces albofaciens JCM 4342 genomic window:
- the sbnB gene encoding 2,3-diaminopropionate biosynthesis protein SbnB — MFTFDVVPGDSVLKILRDRRGEVLDIVARTYRDHEAGATVNPDSYFLRFPEKPDSRIIALPAFLGADVQLAGIKWISSFPRNTENGVPRASAVLILNDYGTGYPIAVLEAANISAARTAASAAVAATALRPDGYEGSRIGVVGGGVIARNICDYLHAAGCAPDAYVVHDLHEPSAQALAGHIRDTQGRSVTVTGDLEAALDAETVVFATTALEPYVHRRFEAGQLVLNISLRDLAPEVILGAQNVLDDVEHCMKANTSPHLAEQRTGNRDFVTGTLAGVLDGQVKTTADRPVIFSPFGLGVLDLAVGAFVLQQARADGTAVSVPNFFGETRRW; from the coding sequence ATGTTCACTTTCGACGTGGTGCCCGGCGACTCCGTACTGAAGATCCTGCGGGACCGGCGCGGCGAGGTCCTGGACATCGTCGCCCGGACCTACCGCGATCACGAGGCCGGTGCGACGGTCAACCCGGACAGCTATTTCCTGCGGTTCCCCGAGAAGCCGGATTCGCGCATCATCGCGCTGCCCGCCTTCCTGGGCGCGGACGTCCAACTGGCCGGCATCAAATGGATATCCAGCTTTCCGCGCAACACCGAGAACGGCGTGCCCCGCGCCTCGGCCGTGCTCATTCTGAACGACTACGGGACGGGCTATCCGATCGCGGTCCTGGAGGCCGCGAACATCAGCGCCGCCCGGACCGCGGCCTCGGCCGCCGTGGCGGCGACGGCACTGCGCCCGGACGGCTACGAGGGCAGCCGTATCGGCGTCGTCGGCGGGGGCGTCATCGCCCGGAACATCTGCGACTACCTGCACGCCGCCGGCTGCGCCCCGGACGCCTATGTGGTGCACGACCTGCACGAGCCGTCCGCCCAGGCGCTCGCCGGGCACATCCGTGACACCCAGGGGCGGTCCGTGACCGTCACCGGTGACCTGGAGGCGGCGCTGGACGCGGAGACCGTGGTGTTCGCGACGACCGCGCTGGAGCCGTATGTGCACCGGCGGTTCGAGGCCGGGCAGCTGGTGCTGAACATCTCGCTGCGCGACCTGGCCCCCGAGGTGATCCTGGGCGCGCAGAACGTCCTCGACGACGTCGAGCACTGCATGAAGGCCAACACCTCGCCCCACCTGGCCGAACAGCGCACCGGCAACCGCGACTTCGTGACCGGGACGCTGGCCGGGGTGCTCGACGGACAGGTGAAGACCACCGCGGACCGGCCCGTGATCTTCTCGCCGTTCGGGCTCGGCGTCCTCGACCTGGCCGTGGGCGCGTTCGTCCTCCAGCAGGCACGCGCCGACGGCACGGCCGTCAGCGTGCCCAACTTCTTCGGGGAGACGCGCCGGTGGTGA
- the sbnA gene encoding 2,3-diaminopropionate biosynthesis protein SbnA, with product MYDLILDDLFIRADELVPGSSVFLKIEGLNPAGSVKLKTAVALVAEAESTGRPFPATRLIESTSGNLGVALAMVCAAKGYALTCVTDPNANAQSVRLMEALGAEVVVIDVRDGNGGYLQSRINYIRERLRRERNTYWLNQYANPAGPRAHRERTGRALVEALGPVDHVFIGAGTTGTLMGCAAYLREHSPATRVVAVDSLGSVTFGGPAARRHIPGLGTSRRPEILDEKHVHDVVLVPEAEAVEMCRRFAEERGLLLGGSTGTVLAAVRNAAPDIPAGSVVAALSPDFGERYLETLYDDAWVAERWPHLLDPKTVMDQARA from the coding sequence GTGTATGACCTGATCCTGGATGATCTCTTCATCCGGGCCGACGAACTGGTACCAGGAAGCTCGGTCTTCCTGAAAATCGAGGGCCTCAATCCGGCCGGCTCGGTGAAACTCAAGACGGCCGTGGCGCTGGTCGCCGAGGCCGAGAGCACCGGCCGTCCCTTTCCCGCCACCCGGCTCATCGAGTCCACCTCCGGAAATCTCGGGGTGGCGCTCGCCATGGTGTGCGCGGCGAAGGGGTACGCCCTGACGTGCGTGACCGATCCCAACGCCAACGCCCAGTCCGTGCGCCTCATGGAGGCACTCGGCGCCGAGGTCGTGGTGATCGACGTACGCGACGGCAACGGCGGCTATCTGCAGTCCCGCATCAACTACATCCGCGAACGCCTGCGCCGGGAACGGAACACGTACTGGCTGAACCAGTACGCCAATCCGGCCGGCCCGCGCGCCCACCGGGAGCGGACCGGGCGCGCGCTCGTCGAGGCGCTCGGCCCGGTCGACCACGTGTTCATCGGCGCCGGGACGACCGGCACGCTCATGGGCTGCGCCGCCTACCTGCGCGAACACAGCCCGGCGACCCGCGTCGTCGCGGTGGACTCCCTGGGGTCGGTCACCTTCGGCGGCCCCGCGGCCCGGCGGCACATCCCGGGGCTGGGCACCAGCCGGCGCCCGGAGATCCTCGACGAGAAACACGTGCACGACGTGGTGCTCGTACCGGAGGCCGAAGCCGTGGAAATGTGCCGCCGCTTCGCCGAGGAGCGGGGGCTGCTGCTCGGCGGTTCCACCGGTACCGTACTGGCCGCGGTACGCAACGCGGCCCCGGACATCCCGGCGGGCAGCGTCGTCGCGGCGCTCTCCCCCGACTTCGGGGAACGGTATCTCGAAACCCTCTACGACGACGCATGGGTGGCCGAACGCTGGCCGCACCTTCTCGACCCGAAAACGGTCATGGACCAGGCGCGCGCCTGA
- a CDS encoding ATP-binding protein, which yields MTTEHDASNRDRSPLAADVRNVVSAPVEGHVVQAGVVHGDVHLHPARERGPVPHQLPAAPSRFTGRAGELAALTAALDEAVESGTTVTISAIGGAGGIGKTWLALYWAHRHADRFPDGRLFVDMRGFTPLGEPMPTAEAVRGFLNALGVDPSGVPPDLDAQVGLYRSLVAERRMLIVLDNVRDTAHVAPLLPGSATCTVLVTSRRHLAGLVTTHGARSLDLDVLSEAEARQLLVDHLGAERVAAEPEAVREFLACCAGLPLALSIVAARATAHPGFPLSVLAEELRDHTTRLDELDAGEIPLNLRAAFSSSYHALSPEAAVLLGLLGLAPGPDISLPAAASLAGLPKARVRALLRELETAHLVSQPAPGRYRLHDLIRLYACDQAHRHQAEGRRDGALRRLVEFYLHTAYAADQLLDPHRESVVLDPPAEGCLSHPLPDEAGALAWLDAEHPCVMAAQRLAVERQWHTLVWQLAPTLHTYHWRRGRLPDQVAVARAGLTAALCLGDPAIEAPAHRLLAESCALAGRHTEALEHLNEALTLAESSHDLPSQAHTHRVLGWAWGQQGRIGPALDHATRSLGLFQTIGDEEWEARGLNQSAWYSAQLGHYEQAAAYGDKALLLHRRHGNGNGEALSLSVHAYLGLRTGRYTDVLENGRRALTLFREIGNTFHEALLLEGIGQAHAALGQAAEAGEAWRQALELYRTQHRTEEAERLQRRLAEAAERVPEGADGSALSDGAPPRST from the coding sequence GTGACGACGGAACATGATGCGAGCAACCGGGACCGGAGCCCGCTGGCGGCCGACGTGCGCAACGTGGTGTCCGCGCCGGTCGAGGGCCACGTGGTGCAGGCCGGTGTCGTCCACGGTGACGTCCATCTGCACCCCGCGCGGGAGCGCGGTCCCGTACCGCACCAGCTGCCCGCCGCGCCGAGCCGCTTCACCGGCCGGGCCGGTGAACTGGCCGCGCTGACCGCCGCGCTGGACGAGGCGGTGGAGTCCGGCACCACGGTGACGATCTCCGCGATCGGCGGCGCCGGAGGCATCGGCAAGACCTGGCTCGCCCTGTACTGGGCGCATCGGCACGCCGACCGGTTCCCCGACGGCCGGCTGTTCGTGGACATGCGGGGCTTCACCCCGCTCGGTGAACCGATGCCGACCGCCGAGGCGGTACGCGGCTTCCTCAACGCCCTCGGCGTGGACCCGTCCGGCGTGCCGCCCGACCTGGACGCCCAGGTGGGGCTCTACCGCAGCCTGGTCGCCGAGCGGCGCATGCTCATCGTGCTGGACAACGTCCGCGACACCGCCCACGTGGCCCCACTGCTGCCGGGCAGCGCGACCTGCACGGTGCTGGTGACCAGCCGCCGCCACCTGGCCGGGCTGGTCACCACCCACGGCGCCCGCTCCCTGGATCTGGACGTGCTGTCCGAGGCCGAGGCCCGCCAGTTGCTGGTCGACCACCTGGGGGCCGAGCGGGTCGCCGCCGAGCCCGAGGCGGTACGGGAATTCCTGGCGTGCTGTGCCGGGCTGCCGCTGGCACTGAGCATCGTGGCCGCCCGCGCCACCGCCCACCCCGGCTTCCCGCTGAGCGTGCTCGCCGAGGAGCTGCGCGACCACACGACCCGGCTCGACGAGCTGGACGCGGGCGAGATTCCGCTGAATCTGCGCGCCGCGTTCTCGTCCTCGTATCACGCGCTGTCCCCCGAGGCGGCCGTGCTGCTCGGGCTGCTCGGCCTGGCGCCGGGACCGGACATCAGCCTGCCCGCCGCCGCCTCGCTGGCGGGGCTGCCGAAGGCTCGGGTCCGCGCGCTGCTGCGGGAGCTGGAGACCGCCCACCTGGTGTCCCAGCCGGCACCCGGGCGCTACCGGCTCCACGACCTGATCCGTCTCTACGCCTGCGACCAGGCCCACCGTCACCAGGCCGAGGGCCGGCGGGACGGCGCGCTGCGGCGGTTGGTGGAGTTCTACCTGCACACGGCTTACGCCGCTGACCAGTTGCTCGATCCGCACCGCGAGTCGGTCGTGCTGGACCCGCCCGCCGAGGGCTGTCTGTCCCACCCGCTGCCCGACGAGGCCGGGGCCCTGGCCTGGCTGGACGCCGAGCACCCCTGCGTGATGGCCGCCCAGCGCCTGGCCGTCGAGCGGCAGTGGCACACGCTGGTGTGGCAGCTGGCGCCGACCCTGCACACGTACCACTGGCGCCGCGGCAGGCTGCCCGACCAAGTGGCCGTCGCGCGGGCGGGGCTGACCGCTGCGCTGTGCCTGGGCGACCCGGCCATCGAGGCACCGGCACACCGCCTCCTCGCCGAATCGTGCGCCCTGGCGGGCCGGCACACCGAGGCGCTCGAACACCTCAACGAGGCCCTGACCTTGGCCGAGAGCTCCCATGACCTGCCGAGCCAGGCCCATACGCACCGCGTTCTCGGCTGGGCCTGGGGACAGCAGGGCCGCATCGGGCCCGCGCTGGACCACGCCACCCGCTCCCTGGGCCTGTTCCAGACGATCGGCGACGAGGAGTGGGAGGCGCGCGGACTCAACCAGTCCGCCTGGTATTCCGCGCAGTTGGGCCACTACGAGCAGGCCGCGGCCTACGGCGACAAGGCACTGCTGCTGCACCGCCGCCACGGCAACGGCAACGGCGAGGCGCTGTCGCTGAGCGTCCACGCCTACCTGGGCCTGCGCACGGGCCGGTACACCGACGTACTGGAGAACGGCCGGCGCGCCCTGACGCTCTTCCGCGAGATCGGCAACACCTTCCACGAAGCCTTGCTCCTCGAAGGCATCGGCCAGGCGCACGCGGCGCTGGGCCAGGCCGCGGAGGCCGGTGAGGCCTGGCGGCAGGCGTTGGAGCTGTACCGGACCCAGCACCGTACGGAGGAGGCCGAGCGTTTGCAGCGCCGGCTGGCCGAGGCCGCCGAGCGGGTGCCCGAAGGCGCGGACGGGAGCGCTCTCTCGGACGGGGCACCGCCCCGGAGCACGTGA
- a CDS encoding aminoglycoside phosphotransferase family protein: protein MSTGQTPPGPHPVDDDLVRRLVAGQFPRWAELPVRRFASAGTVNAMFRLGDDMAVRLPLTRGGAADVALEQEWLPRLAPRLPVAVPEVLAAGEPAEGYPWPWSVYRWLAGENPVEGALSEPEPLAGDLAGFVAAMRSVALPGAPAAYRGGPVAALDAPTRAAIEALRGIPEEGVDCDAVTAVWEDALRAPAWDGPPVWLHADLMPGNVLVADGRLTAVIDFGCTGAGDPACDLFPAWNLLPAGAREVFREALGVDDATWARGRGRTLSQALIALPYYRETNPAMAGNARHVIRAVLEER from the coding sequence ATGAGCACAGGGCAGACGCCTCCCGGTCCGCACCCCGTCGACGACGACCTCGTACGGCGGCTGGTCGCCGGGCAGTTCCCGCGGTGGGCGGAGCTGCCGGTGCGGCGGTTCGCGTCCGCAGGCACGGTCAACGCGATGTTCCGGCTGGGGGACGACATGGCCGTACGGCTGCCCCTGACACGGGGCGGCGCCGCGGATGTGGCGCTGGAACAGGAGTGGCTGCCCCGCCTCGCGCCCCGGCTGCCGGTAGCCGTCCCCGAAGTGCTCGCCGCCGGAGAGCCCGCCGAGGGGTATCCGTGGCCGTGGTCGGTGTACCGCTGGCTGGCGGGGGAAAACCCGGTCGAAGGGGCGCTGAGCGAACCCGAACCCCTGGCCGGGGACCTGGCCGGGTTCGTGGCGGCGATGCGGAGCGTCGCTCTGCCCGGAGCCCCGGCGGCCTACCGCGGTGGGCCGGTCGCCGCGCTCGACGCGCCGACACGGGCGGCGATCGAGGCACTGCGCGGCATCCCGGAGGAGGGCGTCGACTGCGACGCCGTGACCGCCGTGTGGGAGGACGCGCTGCGGGCCCCGGCCTGGGACGGCCCGCCGGTGTGGCTGCACGCCGACCTGATGCCGGGCAATGTGCTGGTGGCCGACGGCAGGCTGACCGCGGTGATCGACTTCGGGTGTACGGGGGCGGGCGACCCGGCCTGCGATCTGTTCCCGGCGTGGAACCTGCTGCCGGCCGGGGCGCGCGAGGTCTTCCGCGAGGCGCTGGGCGTGGACGACGCGACCTGGGCGCGCGGCCGGGGCCGTACGCTCTCACAGGCGCTGATCGCGCTGCCGTACTACCGGGAGACGAACCCGGCGATGGCGGGGAACGCCCGGCATGTGATCCGGGCGGTGCTGGAGGAGCGCTGA
- a CDS encoding glycoside hydrolase family 19 protein — MTVAAPPATAAPAPGAAASAASCNFTVWTAGKPYVTGDIVKYTNGQYYRAKHDNPGYDPVISTWYWEPYNCGGGTNPSGDFVVSEAQFNQMFPNRNPFYTYNGLKAALSAYPGFAKTGNDTIKKREAAAFLANVGHETGGLVHVVEQNTNNYPHYCDWNRPYGCPAGQAAYYGRGPIQLSWNYNYKAAGDALGIDLLHNPNLVQNDSAVAWKTGIWYWMTQRGPGTMTPHDAIVNDRGFGETIRSINGSMECNGNNPGQVQSRINSYQKFTQILGTSTGGNLSC; from the coding sequence CTGACCGTCGCCGCCCCGCCCGCCACCGCGGCGCCCGCCCCCGGTGCCGCGGCATCCGCCGCGAGCTGCAACTTCACCGTCTGGACGGCCGGCAAGCCGTATGTCACCGGCGACATCGTCAAGTACACGAACGGCCAGTACTACCGGGCGAAGCACGACAACCCGGGGTACGACCCGGTCATCAGCACCTGGTACTGGGAGCCGTACAACTGCGGCGGCGGAACCAACCCGTCCGGCGACTTCGTGGTGAGCGAGGCGCAGTTCAACCAGATGTTCCCGAACAGGAACCCGTTCTACACGTACAACGGCCTCAAGGCGGCCCTGAGCGCGTACCCGGGCTTCGCCAAGACCGGGAACGACACCATCAAGAAGCGCGAGGCCGCCGCCTTCCTGGCCAATGTCGGCCATGAGACGGGCGGTCTGGTCCATGTCGTGGAACAGAACACGAACAACTACCCGCACTACTGCGACTGGAACCGGCCGTACGGCTGTCCCGCCGGACAGGCGGCCTACTACGGGCGCGGGCCGATCCAGCTGAGCTGGAACTACAACTACAAGGCGGCGGGCGACGCGCTCGGCATCGACCTGCTGCACAACCCGAACCTGGTGCAGAACGACTCGGCCGTGGCCTGGAAGACGGGCATCTGGTACTGGATGACCCAGCGCGGCCCGGGCACGATGACGCCGCACGACGCGATCGTCAACGACCGCGGCTTCGGCGAGACCATCCGCAGCATCAACGGCTCCATGGAGTGCAACGGGAACAACCCCGGCCAGGTGCAGAGCCGGATCAACTCGTACCAGAAGTTCACCCAGATCCTGGGCACGAGCACCGGCGGCAACCTGAGCTGCTGA
- a CDS encoding TNT domain-containing protein translates to MNRIRTALVALGLAAGLATAPAAGAAPRPDERTAAASAAAARHEPCTGEFHGDARLGPKWLPDRRQAPVGPLLKGYQRTGKLSPSAFLKKYWEGPADSGDWKYPPNDGFGEVNGTVDKEPAKLRPGQRLDRFGSEYGGFLAPAGDAYAERSLPPQNLNTRETTAPCDYHVYKVAKPFWVWQGSVAPWFEQPGGGQQIKLDAVFLDPGEGRRLNVKWLREHGYLTPVAT, encoded by the coding sequence GTGAACCGCATACGCACCGCACTCGTCGCCCTCGGCCTCGCCGCCGGCCTGGCGACCGCGCCCGCCGCCGGCGCCGCGCCCCGGCCCGACGAGCGGACCGCCGCGGCGTCGGCCGCGGCCGCGCGGCACGAGCCGTGCACCGGGGAATTCCACGGTGACGCGCGGCTCGGCCCGAAGTGGCTGCCGGACCGGCGGCAGGCGCCGGTGGGCCCGCTGCTGAAGGGCTACCAGAGGACGGGGAAGCTGTCGCCGTCCGCCTTCCTGAAGAAGTACTGGGAGGGCCCGGCGGACTCGGGTGACTGGAAGTACCCGCCCAACGACGGCTTCGGCGAGGTCAACGGCACGGTGGACAAGGAACCCGCCAAGCTGCGCCCCGGGCAGCGGCTGGACCGCTTCGGTTCCGAGTACGGCGGATTCCTGGCGCCCGCCGGGGACGCGTACGCCGAGCGCTCCCTGCCCCCGCAGAACCTCAACACGCGCGAGACGACCGCGCCGTGCGACTACCACGTGTACAAGGTCGCCAAGCCGTTCTGGGTGTGGCAGGGCAGCGTCGCGCCCTGGTTCGAGCAGCCCGGCGGCGGGCAGCAGATCAAGCTGGACGCGGTGTTCCTGGACCCCGGAGAGGGCCGGCGGCTGAACGTGAAGTGGCTGCGGGAGCACGGATACCTCACGCCTGTGGCCACCTGA
- a CDS encoding PP2C family protein-serine/threonine phosphatase, producing MVRCDSGATGSRPEEKGSRPEEGGVPPAGGHAPGTALSAVRVEELLIKHLGCDESQARACASGLLGAPATAVPGPAPSARTVYGAGRLSGAAEERAGRATVVRARAGTVPHDFGPYDGTAALTTARDPVELAQRLLERAEDTGATAVLLAVVDGDGALRTSGAAGAAAHTGGDWSQIPLSCVLPLARMSAADQRVWLADEAGDRSLTWVSAVGDGPGGPCAAESGGGPGAVVCVVGVIWSGRARPAPTARDRLEALADRAGQRLRGLAALAPPDDGVRAAWLDAVIDAIPLPTALLRPLRDGLGRVVEFTVDRCNARATDLLGRTPDQMTGSRLLESFPGMLLSGLFDAYVAVLETGIPLDRGPFTYEEPFQGVTRPVVLSVRAQRVAGGLLVTWQFHDEQTPASTRIDDDERLVNLGWAEWNLVTGSVTWSRRMYDILERDPKRGPLPLDALSGYVVEEDLPTVVEAVQSLARAPGPVRFEVRTRASDGPRHVSVSAELLRDSPGNLVALRGVVQDVTGVRRTEAALEATRREAESRQLRMAEELQLALLPRAYTTLPGLRVAIRYQPAENCARVGGDWFEATPLPDGRVLIAIGDVLGHGLQAAAGMAQLRNALLGIAYTGADPARILDCLNLVAFHGHDESLNATAVVGHFDPRRRTLTWARAGHPPPVLVRGGRATELVNDDGTSLGAGLAPGYACRTLRLRPGDRVILYTDGLVERRADRAGNREDLLLSAARQGAHGGPEAHLETLLSVLHTNPEDDTCVIVLHVGS from the coding sequence ATGGTCCGGTGTGACAGCGGTGCGACCGGCTCCCGGCCGGAGGAGAAGGGCTCCCGGCCGGAAGAGGGCGGCGTCCCGCCGGCGGGCGGGCACGCGCCGGGAACCGCGTTGAGCGCCGTACGCGTCGAAGAACTCCTGATCAAGCACCTGGGATGCGACGAGTCCCAGGCCCGCGCCTGTGCGAGCGGCCTCCTGGGCGCCCCGGCGACGGCTGTTCCCGGCCCGGCTCCCTCCGCCAGGACGGTGTACGGCGCCGGTCGCCTGTCCGGCGCCGCCGAGGAGCGCGCCGGCCGGGCCACCGTGGTGCGGGCTCGTGCGGGAACGGTCCCGCACGACTTCGGCCCGTACGACGGAACGGCGGCCCTGACCACCGCCCGTGACCCGGTGGAGCTGGCACAGCGGCTGCTTGAGCGGGCCGAGGACACCGGCGCCACGGCGGTGCTGCTGGCCGTCGTGGACGGCGACGGCGCGCTCCGGACGAGCGGGGCCGCCGGAGCGGCGGCACATACGGGCGGCGACTGGTCGCAGATACCGTTGTCCTGCGTCCTCCCGCTGGCCCGGATGTCCGCGGCGGACCAGCGGGTGTGGCTCGCCGACGAGGCCGGTGACCGGAGCCTGACGTGGGTGTCGGCCGTCGGGGACGGGCCGGGCGGGCCCTGCGCCGCCGAGAGCGGCGGCGGGCCGGGTGCCGTGGTGTGCGTGGTCGGCGTCATCTGGTCCGGCCGCGCGCGACCGGCGCCCACGGCCCGCGACCGGCTGGAGGCGCTGGCCGACCGCGCCGGGCAGCGGCTGCGCGGGCTGGCCGCCCTGGCACCGCCGGACGACGGCGTACGGGCGGCCTGGCTGGACGCGGTCATCGACGCGATTCCCCTGCCGACCGCGCTGCTCCGCCCGCTGCGCGACGGGCTCGGCCGGGTCGTGGAGTTCACCGTGGACCGCTGCAACGCGCGCGCCACCGACCTCCTGGGCCGTACGCCGGACCAGATGACCGGGAGCCGGCTGCTCGAATCCTTCCCCGGCATGCTGCTCTCCGGGCTCTTCGACGCGTATGTGGCGGTCCTGGAGACCGGCATCCCGCTCGACCGGGGGCCGTTCACGTACGAGGAGCCCTTCCAGGGCGTCACGCGTCCGGTCGTACTGAGCGTGCGGGCCCAGCGCGTGGCCGGGGGCCTGCTGGTGACGTGGCAGTTCCACGACGAGCAGACGCCCGCGAGCACCCGGATCGACGACGACGAGCGGCTGGTGAACCTCGGCTGGGCGGAGTGGAACCTGGTCACCGGCAGCGTGACGTGGTCCCGGCGGATGTACGACATCCTCGAACGCGACCCGAAGCGCGGCCCGTTGCCGCTGGACGCCCTCTCCGGGTACGTCGTCGAGGAGGACCTGCCGACCGTCGTGGAAGCCGTGCAGTCGCTGGCCCGCGCCCCCGGCCCGGTGCGGTTCGAGGTCCGTACGCGGGCCTCCGACGGTCCGCGCCATGTGAGCGTCAGCGCCGAACTGCTCCGCGACAGTCCCGGCAACCTCGTGGCGCTGCGCGGTGTGGTCCAGGACGTGACCGGCGTACGGCGGACGGAGGCGGCGCTGGAGGCGACCCGGCGGGAGGCCGAGAGCCGGCAGCTGCGGATGGCGGAGGAGCTGCAACTGGCCCTGCTGCCCCGGGCGTACACCACCCTGCCGGGGCTGCGGGTGGCGATCCGGTACCAGCCCGCCGAGAACTGCGCCCGCGTGGGCGGCGACTGGTTCGAGGCCACGCCGCTGCCCGACGGCCGGGTGCTGATCGCCATCGGTGACGTGCTCGGGCACGGCCTCCAGGCCGCCGCGGGCATGGCGCAGCTGCGCAACGCGCTGCTGGGGATCGCGTACACCGGCGCCGACCCGGCCCGCATCCTGGACTGTCTGAACCTCGTCGCCTTCCACGGCCACGACGAGTCCCTCAACGCGACCGCCGTCGTCGGCCACTTCGATCCGCGGCGGCGCACCCTGACCTGGGCCCGCGCCGGCCACCCGCCGCCCGTCCTGGTACGCGGCGGCCGGGCCACCGAGCTGGTCAACGACGACGGGACCTCGCTGGGCGCCGGGCTGGCGCCCGGTTACGCGTGCAGGACGCTGAGGCTGCGGCCCGGCGACCGCGTGATCCTCTACACCGACGGCCTGGTGGAGCGCCGCGCCGACCGGGCCGGCAACCGCGAGGACCTGCTGCTGTCCGCCGCCCGCCAAGGCGCGCACGGCGGGCCCGAGGCGCATTTGGAGACACTGCTGTCCGTTCTGCACACCAATCCGGAGGACGACACCTGCGTCATCGTGCTGCATGTGGGGAGTTGA
- a CDS encoding NAD(P)-dependent alcohol dehydrogenase, with product MPAPLPDHVPATMRAAVLHAPEDLRIEERPVPLPGPGQVLVRVEAVGICGSDVHYYEHGRIGDFVVRAPMVLGHEPGGTVVALGSGATRHQPGQLVSLEPGVPCGTCEQCRHGRYNLCPDVSFYATPPVDGALCEYVAIDEHFAHAVPDTLTAETAALLEPLSVGVWAARKGRIGPGARVLVTGAGPIGLVAVQTARAFGAGEVVVTDIAPERLDLARELGATATVDVRSARLADTGYAPDVLLECSGVPAVADEAIRSLGRAGRAVLVGMGGDTVPLPLAHVQNFEIEVTGTFRYANTWPAAIALAASGDVRLDRLVSHRYGLADAEQALTAAARDRTTIKPVVCPQAG from the coding sequence ATGCCCGCTCCGCTGCCCGACCACGTCCCCGCGACCATGCGCGCCGCCGTCCTCCACGCGCCCGAGGACCTGCGGATCGAGGAACGGCCGGTGCCGCTCCCCGGGCCGGGACAGGTGCTGGTCCGCGTCGAGGCCGTCGGCATCTGCGGCTCGGACGTGCACTACTACGAGCACGGGCGGATCGGCGACTTCGTCGTCCGCGCCCCGATGGTCCTCGGCCACGAGCCCGGCGGCACGGTCGTCGCCCTCGGCTCCGGCGCCACCCGCCACCAGCCGGGACAGCTGGTCTCCCTCGAACCCGGCGTACCGTGCGGAACCTGTGAGCAGTGCCGCCACGGGCGCTACAACCTGTGCCCCGACGTGTCCTTCTACGCCACCCCGCCGGTCGACGGCGCGCTGTGCGAGTACGTCGCCATCGACGAGCACTTCGCCCACGCCGTCCCCGACACCCTGACCGCCGAGACCGCCGCCCTGCTGGAGCCGCTGTCCGTCGGCGTATGGGCGGCGCGCAAGGGGCGGATCGGGCCCGGCGCGCGGGTGCTGGTCACCGGGGCCGGGCCGATCGGGCTGGTCGCCGTCCAGACGGCCCGCGCCTTCGGCGCCGGCGAGGTCGTCGTCACCGACATCGCGCCGGAACGGCTCGACCTGGCACGGGAGCTGGGCGCCACCGCCACGGTGGACGTCCGGAGCGCCCGGCTCGCCGACACCGGGTACGCACCCGACGTCCTCCTGGAGTGCTCCGGCGTCCCGGCCGTCGCCGACGAGGCGATCCGCTCCCTCGGACGCGCGGGCCGGGCGGTGCTGGTCGGCATGGGCGGCGACACCGTGCCGCTGCCGCTGGCCCATGTGCAAAACTTCGAGATCGAGGTCACCGGGACCTTCCGGTACGCCAACACCTGGCCGGCCGCCATCGCGCTGGCCGCCTCCGGCGACGTACGGCTCGACCGGCTGGTCTCCCACCGGTACGGCCTGGCGGACGCCGAGCAGGCGCTCACCGCGGCCGCCCGGGACCGTACGACGATCAAGCCCGTGGTGTGCCCGCAGGCCGGCTGA